One Turneriella parva DSM 21527 genomic region harbors:
- a CDS encoding cytidine deaminase, with the protein MKTNPLTKQAITELREQAIKASNQAYAPYSGIHVGAALLASDGNVYLGCNVENASYGLTICAERSAVSAAMQKVTEKRGEMIRAIYIVNNKVPEIPPCGACRQVLFEFGKGGIVYFDGKKGMKKMLIDKILPEAFRL; encoded by the coding sequence ATGAAAACCAATCCATTAACGAAACAAGCCATAACTGAGCTGCGCGAACAGGCAATCAAAGCCTCAAACCAGGCATACGCACCCTACTCGGGCATTCACGTCGGCGCAGCTCTGTTGGCGAGCGATGGCAATGTCTATCTTGGCTGCAATGTTGAGAATGCATCGTATGGCCTGACGATCTGCGCCGAACGCTCGGCGGTTTCGGCGGCGATGCAGAAGGTTACTGAGAAGCGTGGCGAAATGATACGCGCAATCTATATTGTGAACAATAAGGTACCAGAGATTCCACCGTGCGGGGCGTGCCGGCAGGTGCTGTTTGAATTTGGCAAAGGTGGCATCGTCTACTTTGACGGCAAGAAGGGCATGAAAAAGAT